Genomic segment of Candidatus Protochlamydia amoebophila UWE25:
GAAAATTCCTCTATAGTATTCATTCCAACAACACCTAATCCTACATCTGGTTTTCTTTTAGTCTATCGTCAGGAGGACATCCTTTATTTAGACATGAAAGTTGAAGAAGCATTTAAATATATTATTTCTTGCGGAATGATTACACCTTCATTCCATCCTATTCAAAAAAAGCCCGATAGCACCCCTTCTTACGAATTAAATTCTCCTCCAATTTCTTTTCAAGAAACATAAGAGATATGAAAAAAAGTTTTTTGACTGGTTTTGCTATTTTATTTCCCGTGATACTCACTATCATTATCATTGGCTTTTTCATCAACTTTTTGACTTATCCTTTTTTGAACCTTACTAAATTTTGGTTAAATCAATTTAATTGGTATGAAAATTATTCTATTCTATTTGCAGATTTAGGGATCACTCATTTTATCAGTCAATTATTAATTTTAGGATTACTAATAGGTATTATTTTTGGCGTTGGATTACTAGGGCAACTTTTTTTAATTAATTATATTTTAAAATTAGGGAATACCTTAATTTTAGCCATCCCCTACATCAATAAAATTTATAAGTTTTCTCAAGAATTTGTCTTCAGTTTGTTTTCCTCCCACTCTAAATCCTTTGCTTATGTAGTACTAGCTCCATATCCCTCTGTAAACCATTTAAGCTTAGGATTTGTCTCGAAAAGTCTTTTAAATTTTCAAGAGCATGAACGTTTAATCTCTGTCTTCATCCCCGGAACACCTAATCCTTCTATTGGATATACGTTAAAATTTAAAAAGAAGGATCTTCTTTTTCTCGATATGAAGATTGATGAAGCAATGAAATTTGTGATATCTTTTGGAACTATAACGCATGATTTTAAACTTCTCGACCCAAATAAATGCCATGAAATCTAAAGTTTATTTTTTTAATGTTAAAGATAACCAAGCTAAAATTCATTTGATTTGCTCAAAAGCAAAGGAATCTTTTGAGCAAGAGAAACGACTACAAATCCTCGTCCCAACAATAGAAGCGGGCCAATATATTGATTCGCTTCTTTGGCGCTATCCCGAAGACAGTTTTTTAACTCATACATTGACTACAAATTTATCTCCTGAATGGATTGTAATTACAACAGAGGAAACTGTGAATCTTAATTTAGCTGCTCGTTTGCTTAATCTTTGTCCTCACCCCATCAAATATTTTTCTTTATTCGCAGAAATTTACGAATTATACGACGAAAGCCACCCTCAAAAATTAGAAAATTCTAAATTACGTTTTAAGAATTACCAAGATTGGGGGCTGGCTTTATCCCTTCTCAAATAATCTTTAAATTTAGCAATCGGCACTTGATTTTGTGGCGCGTGGAAATAATTTGACTAAAGAAGACATTTGCTCACCTAATAAACTAATCCCCCAAATTGTCACAATGCTGACCATCATAAAAACAAGCAAACATGAGTAAACGAATTTTCCTAGGTATTTTCTTCCATGATTGAGGAGTAGTATTAAACAACGAGAGAGAAGAGTGTAAATTTTATAAAGAAAATTGAAAATATAATTAATTATGCGGGATAAAATTCCTAATCCTTTATTGATAACCTGAATTCCTTTACTGATGACCTTAATAAAATAGCGACTTCCCTTTAAAGAGAGGTAGATTCCATAAGCAATGCTTCTAAATACACTCCTTAGAATAAATTCAATGAATTTATTCTTGGCGAAGCGTTGAAAATTTCTTCGCAAAAAGTGAGGCCAAAAATTAAACTCTAAATACAGTAAAATATAATCTTTAACCTGTTCAAATGTTAAATTTTTTAATTGCTCTTGTTGATCTGCTAGATACTGCAAAAATTTTTGATGATATTCTTCCGTCCAATTCAATAATTGTTGTTGTTTTTTAAAATAACTTACTTTCAAACTATCCCAAAAAGGTTTGATAGATTGCAAATAAATTTTTTTGATCGGATAAAACTGATAAGCAGTCTTTTGAAAGCCCATTTTTAATAAATTCTCTGATGTACCTAACCATTTTTGAGCAAAAGTTTGAGCCAACTCATATTTACTGTGCCATTTTTCCTTCCATGCAAAAGCTTGTTTATTCACGAAATAAAATGTATACGCACTTAGTTTTGAAATTTGGAGCATTGATAATAAAGTTTGGAAAGTGTTAACTGATTGTAATTTCCAATTTTGTGCTTTTTTTATTCCTTTTATTATTATTTCATAAGATATTGTTAAGAAATGCTCCGTTTTCTTTTTTAAAGGGTTTAATACTGGTTTTGAAGTTATTTTTTTTAATTGATGATTCCACAGCTTTACTTGAGCAAGTATTTTTAATCGTAAACGTTGAAGCGCTTGATTGATATCTAAACTTAAACGAATAATCGGGCTAATCAATTTTTGCAGAGCTTGTTGCATAACTAAAACAACTTCTTTTATTTTCTGCTTTAAAGCATTTACTTGCTTTTGTACTTTTTGTTTAGTTTTTTTCAAGAATGTGGATAAGGTATGCACAAGGGCGGGGATTCCTTCTACAAAGATCCATTTAGGCAGACCATAAATCACAAGATAAGGAGGAAAAGCTACCGCTAAAAATAAATATTTTCCAATCCGCATAAATCCTGTGTGTATAATCGTATATTTTGAATGATGACGTAATCGATTTAGTGCCTCTTTTTTTAAATTTTCACGACTCAGTTCCCACGTGTCTTTACGGATGGATTCAGTACTTTGAATCGATGAATGTCGAAGATCTATCCTTTTAGAAGCATCATAGAAATTGGAATAAATTTGAGGATCACACTGTGTTAAACGATCAGATGTCTTATAAATTCCCACCGTAGCTCCTTTTTTTTAAAATAATAACATATTTAATTGATTTTTTAAACTATGTAATTAAATGTTATCAAAAATTTATTTGCTAAATTCAAAAATAACATAAAATAAAAAAAATTCACAAACAGAGAAGATGAAACGAAAAGTTCAAATGATTTGATTATTCAGATTATTAAGAAAAATATCTTGCGCATTTCAATCACCTTCCTTATAATGAATCCTCGTATTTATAAGGAGAATTCACATGACCCGCATGAGTAAACAAGGCGAAAGACGAAATCGTTTTCCTCGCAAACATCGTCAGCCCAGCACTAAAACAGGCCCAGTTAAAGACAATTTGCCAAATGGTTTTAAAGATCATACTAATGCAATCGAAGGTGATCTTGCTGCAGCCGTTTTTATTCCAAAAATTAAATAATTGACTGCTTAAAAACAGAAATAAGGTTTAACAATGTCTAGACACCCAAGTTTTGGTAAGGCAGGAAAAACTGCCACAAAGCGTAATGTACTTAAACGCTTTGAAAGAATTGATGTTTTGAAGAAAATTGGCCGTTGGAAAGATTCAGAAAACAAGCGAATTACAGGCCTTCCTAAAACACCTGTTCTATAATTGTCTATCTTTCTCAATTTTTAGAAACCAGAGTTTTGTTTTTCTTTTTGAACCCAATTCGCTATGAAAACTTAAAAAATAGTTTTTATTAAGTTGATTTTTCGATTTGCCAAAAGAAAATATGGAACATCAAAAAGAAATACAAAACTCTGGTTAAACTTCTCGCCTGGTTATTGATATTTTTCTACCCATAAACTTAAATTAATTTTTTTATAAACTAACAAATCTTTTTTGATTGTGATTATTAACGCCTCCAACGAACAGCATGATTTAAAATTTTCGCTTGCAAATTTAGATGCTATTGTTAAAGAAGTTATCCAAAAAGAGCAGCAAACATGTGATGAAGTCAATATTTACTTTGTCGATACTGCTACTATCTGTAAGCTTCATCTAGATTATTTTAATGATGACACACCCACAGACTGCATTTCATTTCCCATGGATAAAGACGAAAATTCTCCCTATAAGATCTTAGGGGAAATTTTTGTTTGCCCTCAAACCGCAATTGAATACGCTCTTTCCCATGAACTAGACCCGTACGAAGAAACAACGCTATATCTTGTTCATGGCCTATTGCATTTAATGGGATATGATGATTTAGAAGAAAATGATTTCCTCATAATGAAAGAAGCGGAGATAAGACATATGACCCATTTAAAAAAACTTGAGCTATATATAAAGTAATCGATTTTTAACTTGCGAAATTTAATTTTTGCCATTACTTTAAAAGAACTAGTTTTTGAAAAATTAACTATAAATTCTCCCTCTTTTTACCTTCTTCATAAAACAACTAATTTAAAGAAAAAAGCATCTCTTTTGACTGGCTTATATTTTCTAAAATTTTAAATGTTTTATATTAGGAAACAGGTTAAAGTGATCCGAATATCACAAAATAAACTTTGTATACTTTGAACGAAAAAAAATAATAAATGCAATATTAAAAACTGAAGTTTTTTTAATCTACTGTATCTCATTCTTTTACATAAATGAACTTTTAAAAAACTTTTAGATTTTTATTAAACTTTATAACAAGGTTCCTTTTAACAGGAGAATCGATTTGCCTCTCAATCTCACCCTTTTCTTACTTATTATATTAATCATCGGACTGTTTTGTCTTACAGCGATTAATACAGCTCTTCGTAGACTCCATAAAAAGAACTCAAAAAAACAACTGAATTTAAGTGGTAAACTTTTCTTCTATCGACATTTTCACGCTATTTTCTTCCGTAATCAAGAAGCAGAAGAATTATTTTTTATAACCACCCTTGCGCAAAATATTTTGCGCTTTATTTACGTCATATTTTCATTAACAATTTTAATCCAATTAAATTTGATTTCTTGGTTAGTCAATCCTATAACACACAGCTCATCTTTGATCATTAACTGGCCTGCCGGCTTGTTGTGCTTAATAAGTTTATTTTTCCTTTTTTTTATTGTAGGAGACTATCTCGCACGTATTCTTGGTGGACGTTATCCTGAAATAGCTATTCAGGTCTGTGCTCTAGTGTCCTCTCTATTTATGACTCTTATTTTTCCACTAACTTTTTTGTTTTTGAAATTTTCTCAAGCATTTGCACGAACTATTTATTTTAATCCTTTATCTGAAACTGCTTCTAAGGCCAAACAAGAAATTATAGAAATCATTGAAGAATCCAATTTTACAGCAAGCCTGGACCCCCATGACAAAAAATTAATTGAAGGGGTCATGGATTTTAAAGATCGCATTGCTCGAGAAGTGATGGTTCCTCGCGTGGATATTTTTAGCTTAGCCCACGACACAACAATAGAACAGGCCGCAGTTCTAATATATAATGAAGGCTATAGCCGCATACCAGTTTTTAAACATACTCTTGATAACATCATCGGTGTCCTAATGTACAAAGATGTTTTAGCTAAGTATATGGAATTTTCTCGCACGCAAGATACTAAAATCTTACAAGCACCTATTTCAGGTTTAGTTAAAAATGTTTTATATACGCCTGAAACAAAGAAAATTTCCCATCTTTTACAAGAATTTCGCAAAAAACAAGTTCACCTTGCAATCATTGTTGATGAATATGGAGGGACAGAAGGAATTGTCACTATTGAGGATATTTTAGAAGAAATTGTTGGAGATATCGCTGATGAATATGATGAAAGTGAAGAATCTCTTTTTGTTGCTTTACCTGAAGGAGGATGGTTAATTGATGCCAGAATGACTATTTTTGATATCGAAGAGCAATTTGATATTGAAATTGCTCAAGATGGCGACTACGATACAATTGGAGGATATATTTTTCATGAAACAGGAAATATTCCTTCTAAAGGATTTGTTTTAACAAAACCAAATTTCGAATTAAAAGTAATTCGCTCAAATGATAGGCGTGTAGAAAAACTTAAAATCAGATCAATTCGATTAGATTCGGAAGAAAAGGATGAATTTTCATCATAGCTATTGGTTTTCCCTCTTCCAAAATAAAATTTTTTTGCTTAGCAAAATCTCAAAAAGTTCAGATTAATCCCTTTAGGTTTAAACTAGATTTGGAAATCAAAATTATTTATGCTACATCTATCTTGAATCACGATAAATCCAAGACTTAATAGAGATAAATCCAATTAATTATTTAAATTTAAACAATCGAATCATTTGTAAATGTTTATGTCTAGTTTGTGTGATAGTGCTTCTCATATAAATGAGAAGTGGTAGATTTAGTTGTTGAACTGAAAAAAATAGATTTTTCTTCTAAATATGGTCTATACCAGCTAAAGACAAATCTTTTTTCTGACTAAACAAGGCCTAATTTCGCATCAATTAGTTGATTTATTCTCATACATATTTGATGAATAACAGAATTTTGAGCTAAAAGACCTAACGAATACGAGTCTAATCACAATTACTTTTAATTTAGACGGCTTTTTGCATCGCCTATAACATAAGACATGAATTGCCCATTCAAATTGATTTGATGATTAAGGACACAACAATCAATGATTGAAAATCAAGTCCCTTTTTATCTCCTGATTTTTCTGGTTGGAATTGGTTTGGGAGTATTAACCTTTTGGGCTTATCATCGATTTGCCTTAGGAGGTTTCAAACGCATATCAAAAGACATAATCAGTCGAGCCGAACAAGAAACATCTGAGCTGAGGAAAACAAACGAGTTAAGCCTAAAACAAAAACAAGTGGAATATCAACGTGAACTTGAACAGATGTGGCAGCAAGAACGAAAAAAACTTCAACAAGAAGAAGAGCGTTTAAAGCAAAGAGAAGATAAGCTTGAAAGTCGCATGAATCTCGTAGAAAAAAAATTGTCGGACACTGAAAAAAGAGAGGCCATATTAATTGGGCGCAAAGCTCAATTGGATGAGGAAAAGAAACAAACAATTGAATCTCACTCAAAACTACTTTCTATTTTAGAAAAAGCTTCTGGCTTAACTTCTTCTGAAGCTAAGGAAATACTTTTATCACGTTTAAGTAATGAAGTTAAAACTGAATCTGCTAATTTAATTCGTAGAATTCGAAAAGAAGCTGAAGAAGAAGCTGAGAAAATAGCTTCAACAATTATTGCAACATCCATTAATCGATTGGCTGTTTCTTGTGCCTCTGAATCTACTGTTTGTACAGTCACTATTCCAAATGAAGACATGAAAGGTCGTATTATTGGACGTGAAGGTCGTAATATTCGAGCTTTAGAAAGAGAAACAGGCGTTAACTTTATTATCGACGATACGCCAGGTGCAGTTGTCTTGTCAGGTTTCGATCCGGTTAGAAAACATATTGCTAAAATGGCTTTAACAGAACTTGTTCAAGATGGACGGATTCATCCAACAAGAATTGAAGAAGTCGTGGAAAAAGCGACTATTAATGTTCATAAACAAATTAAGCAATATGGTGAAGACGCGGCTTTAAGAGCCGGGGCGATGAACTTACATCCCGACCTGATTAATTTATTAGGAAAATTAAAATTCCGTTTTAGTTATGGTCAGAATGTTTTAGATCATTCCCTTGAAGTATCCCATTTAATGGGTTTAATGGCAGCGGAACTCGGATTAGATATTCGACTTGCAAAAAGAATTGGTTTATTACATGACTTAGGAAAAGCTGTTACTCATGAAATTGAAGGATCTCATGCAATTATTGGACATGATTTGGCTCTTAAATTAGGCGAAAATAAAGAAGTTGCTAACGGAATAGGTTGTCACCATCATGAAATGGCACCCTTAACCATTGAAGCGGATTTATGTAGCGCTGCAGATGCTATTTCAGCTTCCCGGGAAGGGGCTCGAATAGAGGCGGTTGAAGAATACATTAAACGATTGAGAAAACTGGAAGAAATCGCTCTTGAATTTGCAGGTGTTGATAAAGCCTATGCGATGCAGGCAGGCCGAGAAATACGCATTGTTGTCCTACCTGACCAAGTTGATGATGCAGGCGTTGTCAATTTAGCTCGCGATCTTACAAAACGAATAGAGCAAGAATTAAGTTATCCAGGAAAAATTAAAGTGACAGTTATTAGGGAAAAAAGAGTTGTTGAATACGCTGTCTAAACTAAATATGATGACCGAATAAAAAATTTATTTTCAAACAATTAATTCAGCATCAACTAATCGGTATTACTTGAAAAACAATTAGTTTTGAGGCAAAATACTTTCAATTTAAGATCTAAAGGGAGTTCATCTTTCATGCGTCGATCGATCTGTTATTGCGAACCCGCACATGCATCTGCAGGTGAAACTAGAACATGGAAATTTATCTATACACCTTCCATTAAATTGCCTAAAGGAACCCGCTTTAAGTTTGATCTCCAATCCAAAGGAAGAGAAATAGACTGGGAAATTCCTAGCGTAAATATGAAAAAGAATGGCGGCGTTATCTATGCAAAAATGGAGAATGGCAAAATTCTTCAAGCCACAGAAATTGAGGTTCCTGATAGTTTTGCACCTCACTATGAATTTATTCTCCCTACTATTCTAGAAGCGGGTGAACACCTTACTATTATACTGGGAGCGAAAGATGGCGAAGTTGAAAAAAAAGGGCAAGGAACAATTCGTGCTCAAACAAGTGCGCAACGAAGAAAACCTTTTTTCCTGTACGTAGATTCCACTGGTAAAGGCAATTATGATGAACCCGAAACTTTTTCACTGGACATTCGAGGAGGAGATTTAGCTAATATACGCGTTTTAACACCTTCATTTGTAGTTAAAAATAAACGCTTCGATGTTGTTGTTCGATTTGAAGATCAATATGGAAATCTGACTAATAATGCTCCTGAAGACACTTTAATTGAATTATCTCATGAACATTTGCGTGAAAATTTAAATTGGAAATTATTTATTCCTGAAACGGGATTTATCACTCTCCCCAATCTTTATTTTAATGAAGAAGGAATCTATACAATCCAACTATTGAATACAAAAACTAAACAAATTTTTCGCTCTGCGCCTATTAGATGTTTTTCAGAAAATAATAAATATTTATTCTGGGGCCTTCTACATGGAGAATCTGATCGCTTTGATTCGACTGAAAACATAGAAAACTGTATGCGACATTTTCGTGACGATAAAGCATTTAACTATTTCGGAGTATCTCCATTTGAAAGTCAAGAAGAGACTTCTAACGATATGTGGAAGTTGATTTCTCAAAACGTTTCAGAATTTGATGAAGACGAACGGTTTTCCACACTATTAGGCTTTCAATGGAGTGGGGAAAACAAGTCAGAAGGGATAAGATTATTTGTTTACTCAAAAGAAAATAAGCCTATTCTTCGAAAAAAAGATTTAAAATATAATACTCTCAAAAAAATCTACAAAAGTTTTTCTCCAAAAGAATTAATTTCAATTCCTTGTTTTACAATGGCAAAAGGGATGGAGTATAATTTTGAGAATTTCGATCCAGATTATGAGCGAGTAGTTGAAATTTATAACGCCTGGGGTTCTTCAGAAACCACTAAAAAAGAAGGAAATACTCGCCCTATTAAGTCGAATTCAAACGGAGTACAAGAGACAGCTGAAGGATCGATTCAAAAAGCTCTTTTAAAGAATTGTCGTTTTGGATTTACAGCAGGTGGATTAGATGATAGAGGCATTTATAGCGGATTATACGAAAGCGATCAAGAGCAGTACTCTCCTGGTTTGACAGCTATCATTGCTTCTTCCCATTCTCGAGAAGCTTTAGCTGAAGCCCTCTACCAACGCTCATGTTACGCCACAACTGGGGAAAGAATGATTGTTGGTCTTTATTTAGCCGGAATTCCAATGGGTAAAGAGATTAGTACGATGGAAAAACCTGGTTTAGCAGTCAACCGTCATTTATCAGGCTATGTAGCCGGAACCACAAAATTGAAAACAGTAGAAATTATTCGTAATGGTAAAGCTTTAAAACAATACGAGCCTGATGATTATCATTTTGAATTTACTTTTGATGATTTATCTTCATTAGAAAAAATTTGCGTTGACGCAAAAGATAAAAAACCACCGTTTGTTTATTATTACCTCAGAGCAATACAAGAAGACGGTCATATCGCTTGGAGCTCTCCTATTTGGGTTGATTACATTCCCTTGTCTGCTATCCCTAAAGCAGCAAAAAAAATAAACCAAAAAATAGCTCCAAAAAAACCTCTTATAGAAGAGAATTTTGATGTAGATGATGAGGACGACGATTTTGATGATTATGAAGAATAAAAGCTAAGTCATCTCCTAACTTTAATTATTCAAATATAACTCCGTTTAGATTTAATTGAATCTAAACAGAGTTTTTTTTGATAAAATGAAATTAATTCAATATTGACTGAAGGGCTTGAGCTTTTAACTTTTTTAAAGGTTTGAAAACAAAAGTTTCTGGGTCATAATATGAAACTTCTCCTGTTTCTATTTTGTAATACCAACCATGCAAGTCTAAAGTTTTTTCATCTACTTTTTTCTTAATAGCGGGAAATGTCATAAGATGTGCTAGTTGATACACAACTGAAATTTGTTCTGCAACAGTATACAAATCTTTTTCAGACGTTTCCGGTTTAACAATTTTCATTGTAGTCTCTTTAGCTTCATTACCAAATTGAAGCCATCGCTTTAAAATACCAAGCTGAGTTGAATTAATTGTCTGAAATAAACCTTTAATAGCTCCACAATGCGAATGACCACAAATAATGATATGCTTAACATCTAAAGCTTCAAGAGCATATTGAATAGTGGCAGAAACACCATCCCAACCATTTTGATCATAAGGAGGCACAAAATTTCCTGCCGTACGAATAACAAATAATTCTCCAGGCTTTGTCCCTAAAATCAAATCTGGTACCATGCGAGAATCGCTACAACCAATAAATAACGTATGGGGATTTTGCCCTTGTTCAGCTAAACGAATAAATTCATGCTCATGTTCTTTAAAATAAAGATTTTTAAAGTCTTGATGATTTCTTGCAAATGTAAGGACTTGATTAACCAGATCTTGGGTTTGTGGTATTTCACTATTGGCAGGCTTTTTTTCTTCAGTTGCGGACACATAAACTAGCGGCAAAATATTCAAAATAGTTGCAAATAAAAATAGCTGAAGTTTCATACCTTTCCTCTGTTTGGGGATAATAAAATTTGATAGTCATCATCTTATACTTATTGCTATCTATTCAAAACAAATTCGAACTAAATTTATGCTATTCAACACACCTATTAAAGCGAAATAAAATATTTCTAAAACTAATTTATTAAATAAAAAAAATTTATTAAGTATGCAAGCTAAAACGTTCTATCTATGCCTCAATTGTATTTTACAATGTCAGAAAAAACTAAATTTTAGCAAAAAAATTTAAACACAGATTGCTAAAGCAAAAAGAATTCCTAAGAAATGGCCAAGCTATAAGATTCAA
This window contains:
- a CDS encoding DUF502 domain-containing protein, which produces MKKSFLTGFAILFPVILTIIIIGFFINFLTYPFLNLTKFWLNQFNWYENYSILFADLGITHFISQLLILGLLIGIIFGVGLLGQLFLINYILKLGNTLILAIPYINKIYKFSQEFVFSLFSSHSKSFAYVVLAPYPSVNHLSLGFVSKSLLNFQEHERLISVFIPGTPNPSIGYTLKFKKKDLLFLDMKIDEAMKFVISFGTITHDFKLLDPNKCHEI
- a CDS encoding DNA polymerase III subunit chi, whose translation is MKSKVYFFNVKDNQAKIHLICSKAKESFEQEKRLQILVPTIEAGQYIDSLLWRYPEDSFLTHTLTTNLSPEWIVITTEETVNLNLAARLLNLCPHPIKYFSLFAEIYELYDESHPQKLENSKLRFKNYQDWGLALSLLK
- a CDS encoding small basic protein → MSRHPSFGKAGKTATKRNVLKRFERIDVLKKIGRWKDSENKRITGLPKTPVL
- the ybeY gene encoding rRNA maturation RNase YbeY, yielding MIINASNEQHDLKFSLANLDAIVKEVIQKEQQTCDEVNIYFVDTATICKLHLDYFNDDTPTDCISFPMDKDENSPYKILGEIFVCPQTAIEYALSHELDPYEETTLYLVHGLLHLMGYDDLEENDFLIMKEAEIRHMTHLKKLELYIK
- a CDS encoding hemolysin family protein, with the protein product MPLNLTLFLLIILIIGLFCLTAINTALRRLHKKNSKKQLNLSGKLFFYRHFHAIFFRNQEAEELFFITTLAQNILRFIYVIFSLTILIQLNLISWLVNPITHSSSLIINWPAGLLCLISLFFLFFIVGDYLARILGGRYPEIAIQVCALVSSLFMTLIFPLTFLFLKFSQAFARTIYFNPLSETASKAKQEIIEIIEESNFTASLDPHDKKLIEGVMDFKDRIAREVMVPRVDIFSLAHDTTIEQAAVLIYNEGYSRIPVFKHTLDNIIGVLMYKDVLAKYMEFSRTQDTKILQAPISGLVKNVLYTPETKKISHLLQEFRKKQVHLAIIVDEYGGTEGIVTIEDILEEIVGDIADEYDESEESLFVALPEGGWLIDARMTIFDIEEQFDIEIAQDGDYDTIGGYIFHETGNIPSKGFVLTKPNFELKVIRSNDRRVEKLKIRSIRLDSEEKDEFSS
- the rny gene encoding ribonuclease Y, producing MIENQVPFYLLIFLVGIGLGVLTFWAYHRFALGGFKRISKDIISRAEQETSELRKTNELSLKQKQVEYQRELEQMWQQERKKLQQEEERLKQREDKLESRMNLVEKKLSDTEKREAILIGRKAQLDEEKKQTIESHSKLLSILEKASGLTSSEAKEILLSRLSNEVKTESANLIRRIRKEAEEEAEKIASTIIATSINRLAVSCASESTVCTVTIPNEDMKGRIIGREGRNIRALERETGVNFIIDDTPGAVVLSGFDPVRKHIAKMALTELVQDGRIHPTRIEEVVEKATINVHKQIKQYGEDAALRAGAMNLHPDLINLLGKLKFRFSYGQNVLDHSLEVSHLMGLMAAELGLDIRLAKRIGLLHDLGKAVTHEIEGSHAIIGHDLALKLGENKEVANGIGCHHHEMAPLTIEADLCSAADAISASREGARIEAVEEYIKRLRKLEEIALEFAGVDKAYAMQAGREIRIVVLPDQVDDAGVVNLARDLTKRIEQELSYPGKIKVTVIREKRVVEYAV
- a CDS encoding DUF3604 domain-containing protein — its product is MRRSICYCEPAHASAGETRTWKFIYTPSIKLPKGTRFKFDLQSKGREIDWEIPSVNMKKNGGVIYAKMENGKILQATEIEVPDSFAPHYEFILPTILEAGEHLTIILGAKDGEVEKKGQGTIRAQTSAQRRKPFFLYVDSTGKGNYDEPETFSLDIRGGDLANIRVLTPSFVVKNKRFDVVVRFEDQYGNLTNNAPEDTLIELSHEHLRENLNWKLFIPETGFITLPNLYFNEEGIYTIQLLNTKTKQIFRSAPIRCFSENNKYLFWGLLHGESDRFDSTENIENCMRHFRDDKAFNYFGVSPFESQEETSNDMWKLISQNVSEFDEDERFSTLLGFQWSGENKSEGIRLFVYSKENKPILRKKDLKYNTLKKIYKSFSPKELISIPCFTMAKGMEYNFENFDPDYERVVEIYNAWGSSETTKKEGNTRPIKSNSNGVQETAEGSIQKALLKNCRFGFTAGGLDDRGIYSGLYESDQEQYSPGLTAIIASSHSREALAEALYQRSCYATTGERMIVGLYLAGIPMGKEISTMEKPGLAVNRHLSGYVAGTTKLKTVEIIRNGKALKQYEPDDYHFEFTFDDLSSLEKICVDAKDKKPPFVYYYLRAIQEDGHIAWSSPIWVDYIPLSAIPKAAKKINQKIAPKKPLIEENFDVDDEDDDFDDYEE
- a CDS encoding carbonic anhydrase; amino-acid sequence: MKLQLFLFATILNILPLVYVSATEEKKPANSEIPQTQDLVNQVLTFARNHQDFKNLYFKEHEHEFIRLAEQGQNPHTLFIGCSDSRMVPDLILGTKPGELFVIRTAGNFVPPYDQNGWDGVSATIQYALEALDVKHIIICGHSHCGAIKGLFQTINSTQLGILKRWLQFGNEAKETTMKIVKPETSEKDLYTVAEQISVVYQLAHLMTFPAIKKKVDEKTLDLHGWYYKIETGEVSYYDPETFVFKPLKKLKAQALQSILN